In Zingiber officinale cultivar Zhangliang chromosome 3A, Zo_v1.1, whole genome shotgun sequence, the DNA window agctattaaaatgtctattgtagcattatattgagctaagcattttatcaagcacttggtgtgcactagaacacaccctacgtactgaaaatctgtatacaaagcttaacataaatctgcatgcaaagcttaacaaaaatctgcatattaagcctatcaaaatttgcatactttacttataaaaatctgcatgctataaaaatagaactgctcatgttattccaatagcaaataggaaactagaacaacttaagcatgctgtgaaagtaaaaccaattcaactactaagcatgaaatagaatctagaaaatgaGGAATCGTTGCtgtatggaattaacagaatatcatgcttcacggaacttaaactagcttcaaaggaactaacaaataaaatctgCAAATAACAGCTACTGGTGCTTAACTAATAGCAATGAGAACTGTGCGTGCCCAATTAAGAGCAAATAAATCTAGGAATTAAGTctgctcatgcatattcaatagctaagaaatagaaataagaatcaatacATGGCAATTAACATCAACTAATTCCTACTGATATGAACTACGAATCAAAGGTGAACTCTGACAAATCATGGCAATTAATCATCAACTAAAGACCTATTGTAATGAACTACAAAACAAAGGTGAAAGTTGACAAGTCATGGTAATTAGCAAGGGACTCAAACTGAAGCTAAAGATCCTAAAGTACTTAATGTTAGGGCTGATCTTGCTCCATGATTAGCAAAAGAAAGATCTAAGCCGAATCTCTGGGGGTGTTCTAAAACCCACACTTGCTGAAactaaacttctagggtttcatgCATGCTCCGGCAACAAAAAGGAAACCATTGTAACTAGTAAGGGGTTTGCTACTGGAAAACAAAACAAATACCATTCCTCATACTCAGATTTACCAAAAGAAATTCTGGAATTGGAAACTATACTACACAACCAATGGATCAAACACTGTATGCTTAAAActaataacaaagaaatctaTTCCAGAATCTCTACAAGCTGAAATGATAAACTACATGCTCATCTGATTAATTTGTTCCTTTtccaaacctaaacaaatctgaacttgAGATTCACGGTAGCAAACCTCAAGAACAACAATCCTACTGCATACTtcgtccaaacaagaagaaaatagaatccagaaaaaggaaagaaacaaggaataaaacctcggagctatcctactgcaggtgagtagcaactcaccttcggttcttggacttCAAACCGAGCAAtacagcttctagggcttcggagaactcacgatctcggcctcttcctcgcgtcttcgagttctccttgtcgAGAGTATCGAGAGGACGAAGAACTCTCTTGGAATCgagccttggtcggccgccggagacgtgccctaggttggcttcgtttccgcccgagaggagaacAGCGCCGCGCGcgtcgggagagaaagggagagggaaaggatttgggaaaaagaaaaacttaattcttttcttataactagggtttcaatcatcacatatatatatctcgcacccttaccttttcacgaaattctcacggaagagttggttggatgcggttttgaccaagtcaaaagccccgggttcaattctcggctgctacctcttttcttccttttatttctattaactactattgcttatatatttttcgcttcccttcttattaaTAAAGCCCGctggcccagttggttggctgcatccgattagaacctggttcgggtccggggtcttgggttcaaaacccgacttcaacactttctttttttttttttttaaacttctttctcttggtaaaaataccaaacgaactccagaaattccataaaaatactctaaaaatttctaaaaatctttggaatttttctaaagcatttctagattttaataaggtcttttgggacttcaaatagtgaaattttgggatgttacaattctccctcccttataaaaagttcatcctcgaacttagaataattctggatatatttctgtctcatgtcgtctccacgctcccctagtaactttctcgtgcttctggttctaccagatgacttttactaatgacacttctctgtttcctagtctcttgtctgctctgtccactatttgTGTCTGCTcttatagctaagatcctcttggatctgcactgtctgaggctgaatcacttggctaaggtcgtgaatacacttcttagcatggagacatgaaacacattgtgtattgctgacatatcttgaggtaagtctagcttgtaagctaccttcccaattctctctgtgatcggggtgaggtcctacgtatcgaggacttaacttgctttttttctcttgggttctccgatgtactcaaattgtgcttctgcttcaggttggaatacgactttctgtttacggcactctatggaggcaccgtatctgatcaggaagttcattccaaatatgacatcgtagtcagtcatgtctagcactatcagatcacaaaagagttctctgtctgctatcatgactggcactattctgagccagtgcgtggatgccataacttctcccgaaggtaatgttgtcagaaactgactactgagcacctctgggggtattgctaacttttcggcgaatgccctggctatatatgaatgggttgccccagtatcaaatagaacagtagcactatactgtaagatgttaatctgacctgtgacaactgtcgaggcattagcTACGTCCTctttggtgagtgagtagatcctcgcattcgccgtagctggaggaccttctaatctgccctggctgataagtggaccttctagagcggactgcatctgatataactgagctggctggcctgcatactgaatctgctgtggcagaggaagaccggtcttgttcgggcactgcttggccatgtgcccctcttgtccacattcaaagcatcctcgtgtgcccttgcgacaaacccctgggtggaatttcccacaagtagcacacttgggataacttggctgcttgctagctggtcctccttttgggtaattctctggtttgcgcttgttgctggagttccctttctagttagagctgtggccttgagatttctgagtatctgaacttccttggcctttggaatctaaggaggtttgcttctgctgcttgatgttgttctggtagtgctcggtgatcagagcactactcactagttcttctatggtttgtggcctatggatgccaccggccacattcatcgctatttccggcctcaacattttgagcatcagccgaactcgttccttttctgtgctgactaattcgggacatagacgagccagtctgttgaatttcttcacggcttcctcaactgataggctgccctgacgaaactccgtgaactcgtcgtagtggcgatttgtgacccgcatgtgaaagaactcctcgaagaattctttctcgaagtcggcccatgtcatctggttcactgggcgcttcgctctgactctctcccaccacatacgtgcgtctcctgtcaggcagaaggaggcacacttcaccttctcctattctggccagtccagaagctccatcgtgctctccagtgttttgaaccaggcttgtgcatcccatggttcactagtgcctgagaagttctctggcttgattcgctgccactggatcaggtaagtctctctctttgcttccgctgctggagctactggtgctgtgggctggattggtggaacctctataaatgctggggtcgctaggttaggttccggggtgactgtgggagtattctgctgattagcctttaaggtggctatctcctgttgctgttcagctagctgctgctgtaactgcctgcctcttgctggggctcagtagctggtgcctgcttagctgggcgtcctcgtgccaattctaaagacatagaggatgtacataactaatctaatcacgtttaactacctactataaacatgttagaggctatcacacataagcatgctataattattcctaaacatgaaagcaagaaacataaataaagtaaaggtattcttacttggaagacggcaaggctgatgctaatgtgtgtgatgctggagaatgggactgctctgataccaactgtaacgaccaccctttctacactactactattctctaaaggtggacgctacttgaccactaactctacttaaccggtatgattaaaaatcacatagaaactctaccgaaaaatttcggcagagtctcccctgtaccggtgaccatatccgtaaatacatacagagtatactcagccacaggcggctggaacatataatttcacaaccacgcagtataatagcacaataaaaatatgaaactactctagcaatggcaaacaaccatatcactccaacaataggaggtatcaaactacaaatgcggaaataaactcaatttcaatataacattaaaagagaactaaaagaaaagtcttgacaattttgccagctaattctggatctctccatagtcctggcatcacacacactgtcacagcatctccttgtcgccttcttacttatactttagcttttcctttatctgcagtaggaggaaaatagtatctataagctaaaagcatagtgagcgctatcctactcacaaaaactcgatatgcatgtatataaataaaaacatgctaaaactgaatgctaacatgtaaagctactcacgctcataaatagcaaagaaatcaactaacatgtatagctactcatgctcataaatagcaaagaaatcatgctaactgaaatactaaacatgtatagctaatcatgctcataaatagtaaaggaactaactgaaaagctaacatgtaaagctattcatagaactatcatgtgtatcaataagaaactgaattgatacctaagctaaactaattaatgctaaactgagtctaacttgtattcacataactaatttgtgaagttttgaaaactatttacataatagattaaaataataatcatgctgctgatgggcccggcaactgtaactaaacccgggattgcaagtttcgagtctagtagggtttactaggttatctaaacctagggacgactgtgggagcccaacccaatgcagtgccactgctgaaaataaaatactgatttcatagctaattttcttaccttgctttaactaggttatctgaacctagaactaggttatctgaacctagaggcgactatgggagcccacccattggaccgtagtcccatataagctgaagcaagactaaataagttattttaaatgcttctactacattaactgagctattaaaatgtctattgtagcattatattgagctaagcattttatcaagcacttggtgtgcactagaacacaccctacgtactgaaaatctgtatacaaagcttaacataaatctgcatgcaaagcttaacaaaaatctgcatattaagcctatcaaaatttgcatactttacttataaaaatctgcatgctataaaaatagaactgctcatgttattccaatagcaaataggaaactagaacaacttaagcatgctgtgaaagtaaaaccaattcaactactaagcatgaaatagaatctagaaaatgaGGAATCGTTGCtgtatggaattaacagaatatcatgcttcacggaacttaaactagcttcaaaggaactaacaaataaaatctgCAAATAACAGCTACTGGTGCTTAACTAATAGCAATGAGAACTGTGCGTGCCCAATTAAGAGCAAATAAATCTAGGAATTAAGTctgctcatgcatattcaatagctaagaaatagaaataagaatcaatacATGGCAATTAACATCAACTAATTCCTACTGATATGAACTACGAATCAAAGGTGAACTCTGACAAATCATGGCAATTAATCAACAACTAAAGACCTACTGTAATGAACTACAAAACAAAGGTGAAAGTTGACAAGTCATGGTAATTAGCAAGGGACTCAACTGAAGCTAAAGAACCTAAAGTACTTAATGTTAGGGCTGATCTTGCCCCATGATTAGCAAAAGAAAGGTCTAAGCCGAATCTCTGGGGTGTTCTAAAACCAAAACCTGTTGAAactaaacttctagggtttcatgCATGCTCCGGCAACAAAGAAGGAAACCATTGTAACTAGTAAGGGGTTTGCTACTGGAAAACAAAACAAATACCATTCCTCATACTCAGATTTACCAAAAGAAATTCTGGAATTGGAAACTATACTACACAACCAATGGATCAAACACTGTATGCTTAAAActaataacaaagaaatctaTTCCAGAATCTCTacaagctgaaatgctaaactacatGCTCATCTGATTAATTTGTTCCTTTtccaaacctaaacaaatctgaacttgAGATTCACGGTAGCAAACCTCAAGAACAACAATCCTACTGCATACTTcggccaaacaagaagaaaatagaatccagaaaaaggaaagaaacaaggaataaaacctcggagctatcctactgcaggtgagtagcaactcaccttcggttcttggacttCAAACCGAGCAAtacagcttctagggcttcggagaactcacgatctcggcctcttcctcgcgtcttcgagttctccttgtcgAGAGGATCGAGAGGACGAAGAACTCTCTTGGAATCgagccttggtcggccgccggagacgtgccctaggttggcttcgtttccgcccgagaggagaacAGCGTCGCGCGcgtcgggagagaaagggagagggaaaggattcgggaaaaagaaaaacttaattcttttcttataactagggtttcaatcatcacatatatatatctcgcacccttaccttttcacgaaatactcacggaagagttggttggctgcggttttgaccaagtcaaaagccccgggttcaattctcggctgctacctcttttcttccttttatttctattaactactattgcttatatatttttcgcttcccttcttattaaTAAAGCCCGctggcccagttggttggctgcatccGATTAGAACCTAGTTCaggtccggggtcttgggttcaaaacccgacttcaacactttctttttttttttttttaaacttctttctcttggtaaaaataccaaacgaactccaaaaattccataaaaatactttaaaaatttctaaaaatctttggaatttttctaaagcatttctagattttaataaggtcttttgggactTCAAATAGTGAAATTTTGGGATGTTACACctttcccgatcaggatcaagacacgacgaacttgcttctccgtccaaccacaccgcatctcctccaactcctccatttggttgagaagaggaggccttcttcgcattccagtAGTCCATACTTTATCTTTTCCTTTCTACTTCCTCCTGTTTTTGTGTTCGGTTCTGCTCCCTTCCCATGAGGCTGCTTTCGTCTCGAAGTTGCCCAACCTCGCCACTATCTCCTTTGAGGAAGTCTACACCCAACTGTTCGAAGACTCCAACCTCATGCTTCACGGCGACGGCCGGACTGTCCACCTCTCCCTCGACCAACGAATAGGTtctgttaaaagattttttttttaaaaagaaagggGCATCTTTGAACCTACCTTGTTATGTGATCAGGTGCTGCATTTACGTCGCAAGATCTCTACCTCCATGGATTCTTTAGTGCCTCCATTAAACTGCCCTCCGATTACGTGGCTGGAGTGGTGGTTGCTTTCTATGTATGCTTCTTTACTCTCGAGTTTAGATTTTGCAGCACTTTCCTTTACCtgtttgaaagaagaagaagaagaagaagaagaagaaggaggaggaaaaaacaaaaacaatctcTCCTCCGCCGCGATGGGCTCTGCAACGGTCCTTGCATCACTCTGCAATGGGGGTGCCGCAAGCGCCTCCGCCGCATCAAGGTCAGGGACAAAGGATCCGCCGCAAAATCTGGCGTCCGGAGGGGAATCGCGTCTCGGAATGTCCGCCGCATCGCAGATCAAGAGTCCCCCCTGCACCCGCCTCTTTATCCCCTCAGGTAATAGATCGGAGGTTGATCCGGAAAAGTTAGGGTTTGATCTAGTTTGAGGTGTCGGCGGTGAGATATAGAAGTAACCACTGCTCGGATTTATCCACAGGAGGTCGGAATCGGCCGGGAGCGAGAACCATAACTCCTGATCTGTCTCGTCGTCGCCGGATAAGGATGACCGTTGCTACACGACCAGGGGATCGGCGGCGTTGGTATGCGAGGTCGAGAACGCCGACGAAAGAGCCTCGGCAGCCTCTCTACCTCGATTCTTCGTTTCACTGTCGaacaaggagaaggaggaggacttCATGGTGATGAAGGGGTGCAAGCTGCCGCAGCGACCCAAGAAGAGATCCAAATTCATCCAAAAATGCATACTCGTACGCTTCCATTCCCTCTAAAAATCTGATTTTTAAGATCAAACAGtcgaaaaaactaattttttccTCTAATTTCTTTGACAAACTCGATCTAGTTGGTGAGTCCTGGAGCATGGTTGTCAGATCTCTCACAGGAGAGGTATGTAGTCAGGGAGAAGAAGGGATCAAGAAAGGTAGAAATTCTCTCTCTACCTTCGACTAATTTGCTCGTCTCGTTCCTGCATCCCATTCACATCTCATGTTCTTTTGTTTCCTGTCCCATAATTCGCAGAGGAGAAGAGGATTAAAGGCCGTGTCCATGGAGAGTGATTCAGAATGAAGCAAAAGGGAGAGGTAATACTAATTGCTATCATTGATTATGATCGAATTGGAATTTTTCCGTCAGAATTTAATTTTCCCATGACTCATCATTCAAATTTATTTTGTATCTtgtataacttagttaattttgttaATCCAGCGGATGGTGGCTGACTTTTACGGTGGGAAAATCTTACTAAAGGTTAATCTTTATGTTCGTGCAGACCTAGTGGTTGCTAGTGCTGGTGACGATAAAAAGATATCACTTTGGAATAAAAATGGCCAAAGTATGGGATCCTTTCCTTCTCACGGCAGCGACCTTGCTGATGACATTGAGGTAGCTCATTGTTTGCTCATTAATTTGTTCTATTGTGATCAATACATCTGGTTTTCTGGAAATTTACAGATGCCCGGATGCCATTCAAATCATTGCCTGCATTTTTTCCCCCCTGTCTCTCTGTCTCTCTTGGAAGAAAAGCACTGGAACTGTTGGCACGATAGAAATTGCCACCTTCTTGCTATGTTGTGTCTGGGTATTTTCTTCCATCAATATTTTCTTCGAACAATGGTGATTGTTCGTTTGACTCCCTTATGAATTTTAGCATACATGTTGAacaaataagaagaaaatagcTAGCATATCTCTTTTGCTAGGTAGGTTATTTCTTTTCATCTAATTGTACAGCAATGTCTGCCAATATAGCAAAGTCTGACTTTGACTTTTACAGTTGATGACTTTGCAAAAATTGCTTATTCTGATGTTACacattgaagaaataagagacttAAAAGCTAGATTTTCTCCTTTTCCaggtagtttttttttctttgcgtTTGAGTGCAGAGCATGGAAAATGTTGCTTGTAAACATAGAATGAGTACAGCTTGATTATTCTGCAAGTTTTCACTTGATGGTAAAAATTAAGAGAAATTTTATGACTGTGCCGTGTTTCGATATTTGCAATTGTAATAATATGAATCCTTTACGTTATTTTTGTATGTTTCATTGTAATGCTAAGTACCGCTCCTGAGCCTTGTTTCCCCTTGTTGTGATTAGGGACAAATTAGTGCATACTCGCAGTCTGGGTGACTATACCTGTATTTTTTTAGTAAGCTTACCAATTCTGATTGATGCCTAACAGGACCTAAATGACAATATAATAAAAACACTTCTTATCTGTGTAATTATGAGTGCATAATATATCAaacattttaaagatttttttacttttctctattttgtaggaatccATAAATTGTATCAGCTTTAGTAATAAAAGTTCTagatatctttgctctggaggaaGTGGGCATATTGTCAAAATATGGGACCTGCAGAGGAAAAGGTGCATCAAACGGTTGAGTGGTCATATTGACACAATTACAGGTGTAATGTACAACTGCAAAGATGAACATTTAGCATCCATCAACGAGAAGGGGGATCTCATACTTCATTATCTTGCTTCCGGAACACGGGCTGAACTCAAGGATCCAAATGGGCAGGTTATTGGctgtcaaatattttgaaaattccaaACTTTCGCTCTACTAACATCTTTTTTGGTTTAACATGAATCTGTATCGGTGATGCGATTTCAGGTACTAAGAGTACTTGATTATTCTCGATTTAGTCGACATCTTTTGTCAACAGCTGGGGATGATGGATCTGTTCATATTTGGGATACAACTGGTCGCAGACCAAAGGTtagtaaaataatatttcttaatCTGCTAAAATGAAGGAGAAATTGTATTTGTTCCCTGCATTCACTAAAAAATTGATCTCCATTCACTCTGGCTCTTGGTGTCAGGTTTCTTGGTTGAAACAGCATTCTGCCCCAACAACTGGTATTTGCTTCTCTCCATCAAGTGACAAGGTATTATCTTCCTAGGAATCTATTAAATGATTTGGATTTCTGGTGGATAATTATACATGGTTTGGCTAGTTTTGTTGGATGGGAGGTGCTTGTTCTATAGAAAATCAATGGCCATTATATCCTGACTTGTTTTCCCTGTAGATTATTGTTACAGTTGGTCTTGATAAAAAGTTGTATATGTTTGATTCTGGAACAAAAAGACCCTCATATTGCATGCCTTTTGAGGCACCCTTCTCATCGCTGGCATACTATGATGATGGTAATCTATTGGCTGCTGGGACAAATAATAGACGTGTAGTATTCTATGATGTTCGAGGGAAACCTCAACCTTTCACAGTTCTTCGTGCATACAGTAGTTCAGAGGTAAGATATCTTATCTGCCAAGAATAGCATGTATTTCATAGTCATCTTGATTCTTTTTTTCACTGCTTCATTAAATAGTCtatttatatgttgatgatagcATGCCTTTCATAGTCATGTTTGTTCTTTTTATGCTAAACAATCCTGTCAGGTCATGCAGAACATGCAAGCATATAGATGCTGCAAAGGTTTTTATTAGTTTATTTGATCTCATATGACAAATTTAGATTCAATTTCATCAAGTAATCTGAGAAAATCACACGTTTGGGTTTTAGATTATTAGATCACAGGCAGTGcacatagataaaaaaaaatctatctttTTAAATAAAGATTGATTGAAAATTACATCTGTGCTAGTTTATTGATACCTATTATGATGCTTGATTAGCCTTGTGAAACAAATTATAAGTGAGAACAGATACAatatatttctgtgatatttAAAGAAGTGTTTTCACTGTGATTTTGTGTATTCATCAAAAGtttaataaataaagaaatcatTTTTTTCCCATCTCTCTGGTTTACATCTTTTCTTCAGTTCAACCACTGTTAATGATTATTCTAGAGTGACCTGCGTGTCTTTGGTTTACATCTCTGATTCAATTCAATAATTATTAGTGAATTGATTTCTACTAGATGATTGCTCTGCAACCATAGTATGTCTTTTCTGTAAGTCTTATTCATGTCTCACCTTGGGTGTTGTTTTCCACAGTTCTAAAACACAACTAATTT includes these proteins:
- the LOC122050456 gene encoding protein NEDD1-like, yielding MVADFYGGKILLKVNLYVRADLVVASAGDDKKISLWNKNGQSMGSFPSHGSDLADDIEESINCISFSNKSSRYLCSGGSGHIVKIWDLQRKRCIKRLSGHIDTITGVMYNCKDEHLASINEKGDLILHYLASGTRAELKDPNGQVLRVLDYSRFSRHLLSTAGDDGSVHIWDTTGRRPKVSWLKQHSAPTTGICFSPSSDKIIVTVGLDKKLYMFDSGTKRPSYCMPFEAPFSSLAYYDDGNLLAAGTNNRRVVFYDVRGKPQPFTVLRAYSSSEARELKPKDVKVVCNYPEVFPDELPGLAPDREIEFEIELIPGTKPISKAPYRMVPAELEELQKQLRELLDKGLIRPSHSPWGAPILFVKKKDGSMRMCIDYRALNKVTIKNRYPLPRIDDLFDQLKGATVFSKIDLRSGYHQVKGSSYPPLPPTSDFFSHLRDDIFRWFDSLETKMTDQYNSLQGQIMDFQQEMADRADAFEREQRRMFDYLRATDDDKDE